A window of Fodinibius salinus contains these coding sequences:
- a CDS encoding DUF92 domain-containing protein, giving the protein MDRKLNALFIFLLIVLFISVASVSQQWNIILGIGLAIVVTFPSFIGGKLTLDGMFAAIVVGVFVFGFGGWAAAVLLLLFFLSSAILSGHSDVEALKGSSRRNGLQVWANGLWVVLFFVFFAIFESPVLVVGAIGALAAAAADTWGTEIGAMLARTTYCITNFKEVKPGTDGGVSVPGTAASLVGSALIAFASLFIFSFSQPVAICIFSAGFLGSVLDSYFGAIFQRNNGTVPLPFTERSFSFDNNAVNVISTGMGAMLAITLKLIFV; this is encoded by the coding sequence GTGGACCGTAAGCTGAATGCACTTTTTATTTTTCTGCTGATTGTATTATTTATTTCTGTAGCCTCTGTTTCTCAGCAGTGGAACATTATACTGGGTATAGGACTGGCTATTGTTGTCACATTTCCATCATTTATAGGCGGTAAATTGACTCTCGATGGTATGTTTGCTGCCATCGTGGTTGGTGTATTTGTGTTTGGTTTTGGGGGATGGGCAGCTGCCGTGCTCTTATTATTGTTTTTTCTAAGCAGTGCAATTTTGTCTGGTCATTCAGATGTTGAAGCTTTAAAAGGGTCAAGCCGCCGCAATGGGTTACAGGTCTGGGCAAACGGATTATGGGTAGTGTTGTTCTTTGTGTTTTTCGCGATTTTTGAATCACCTGTGTTAGTGGTTGGGGCCATAGGTGCTCTTGCAGCTGCAGCCGCTGATACTTGGGGTACTGAAATAGGAGCTATGTTGGCCCGTACAACATACTGCATTACGAATTTTAAAGAAGTAAAGCCCGGTACTGATGGCGGGGTCAGCGTTCCCGGAACGGCAGCATCACTGGTGGGCAGCGCCCTTATTGCATTTGCCTCGCTATTTATCTTTTCATTTTCACAGCCGGTAGCAATTTGCATATTTTCTGCCGGATTTTTAGGCTCTGTACTTGATTCTTATTTTGGAGCGATTTTTCAACGGAATAACGGCACAGTACCACTCCCTTTTACAGAACGGTCATTTTCTTTTGACAATAATGCTGTCAATGTCATTTCCACCGGAATGGGAGCCATGCTGGCTATAACACTTAAACTGATATTTGTATGA
- a CDS encoding asparagine synthetase B yields MFRTLTLLFLSLILSTGAVAQKQLLIPMNASQTDHLKAYGIIFNNLQDGNSSKWLLNYQGGSFMTAYSDELMRKCRLKNVKAKAISASQAADIIADVQQQDANTSVINLDKAPKIAVYTPKQAMPWDDAVTLVLNYAGIEYNKVWDPEVLNGELSKYDWLHLHHEDFTGQYGKFWGSSRNQPWYINQVKQAKSLAHELGYQKVSNEKKAVAANIKKYISNGGFMFSMCSGTDTFDIALAAQDVDIAPQPFDGDPMDPNAQQKLNFDNTLAFTDFTISKNPSEYEHANIDVPIQLDKVDRSLDFFTLFEFSAKWDPVPTMLTQNHVSSIRGFYGQTTAFQKDKVKESVVILGESPGRDMVKYVHGNYGRGTFTFYAGHDPEDYTHRVNDPPTDLSLHPSSPGYRLILNNILFPAAKKKKRKT; encoded by the coding sequence ATGTTTCGCACTCTTACGTTACTTTTTCTCTCTTTGATACTTAGCACTGGTGCAGTAGCTCAAAAGCAACTGCTTATTCCAATGAATGCCTCCCAAACCGACCATTTGAAGGCATACGGCATCATCTTTAATAATTTACAGGACGGTAACTCATCGAAATGGCTATTAAACTACCAAGGAGGTAGCTTTATGACGGCATATTCTGATGAGCTGATGCGAAAGTGCCGACTCAAAAACGTGAAAGCAAAGGCGATATCAGCTTCACAGGCAGCTGATATTATTGCAGATGTCCAACAGCAGGATGCTAATACTTCGGTCATTAATTTAGATAAAGCACCTAAAATTGCCGTCTATACTCCTAAGCAGGCTATGCCCTGGGATGATGCAGTCACACTGGTTCTCAACTATGCCGGGATAGAATATAACAAAGTTTGGGATCCGGAGGTACTTAATGGTGAACTCTCAAAGTACGACTGGCTGCATCTGCATCACGAGGATTTTACCGGTCAATACGGCAAGTTCTGGGGATCATCGCGCAATCAGCCGTGGTATATTAATCAAGTAAAACAAGCAAAATCACTGGCCCATGAACTAGGATATCAAAAGGTGAGCAATGAAAAGAAAGCTGTGGCAGCTAACATCAAAAAATATATTTCCAACGGCGGCTTTATGTTCTCAATGTGTTCGGGCACCGATACCTTCGATATAGCCCTTGCTGCACAAGATGTAGATATCGCTCCCCAACCCTTTGACGGCGACCCGATGGATCCAAATGCTCAGCAAAAGCTCAACTTTGATAATACCCTGGCATTCACAGACTTTACCATCAGTAAAAATCCATCGGAATATGAACACGCAAATATTGATGTACCAATACAACTTGATAAAGTGGACCGATCGCTAGACTTTTTTACGCTCTTTGAATTCTCGGCTAAGTGGGATCCGGTACCGACAATGCTTACCCAAAATCACGTAAGCAGCATTCGCGGATTCTACGGTCAGACTACTGCTTTTCAAAAGGACAAAGTTAAAGAGTCGGTTGTTATTCTGGGTGAAAGTCCGGGTCGTGATATGGTCAAATATGTCCACGGCAACTACGGGCGCGGTACTTTTACCTTTTACGCCGGTCATGATCCCGAGGACTATACACATCGCGTTAATGACCCTCCTACGGATTTAAGTCTCCATCCCAGCAGTCCCGGATATCGGCTTATCCTTAACAACATTCTCTTTCCTGCTGCAAAAAAGAAAAAACGAAAAACTTAA
- a CDS encoding tetratricopeptide repeat protein: MASEKYYNFLIIIAVLMFAVLNVRAVPQKVGEDSTTYNQKLEKGIEAFYKTNWQRAGNIFKELKSDYPNNAQAYFFHSMIPFWDYYFGGRSEQSADLFLRRSQKAITVSRKQLQQNSTDTTMVLMLSGLYGYRSLVAASEKRYQTAVESGMTGFRYTRQLLALNADDPRAMIGKGMFYYMAGSVPGKLKWVTNMIGLSGDTEKGFKALKKAAESDTYVRNDAKMILAYLYEREDQLENARKYLLELVKAYPQNIIFQYNLARIQEKSGQQQAARQRYQKVLALENVDLQMLRQKSRKQLELIE; the protein is encoded by the coding sequence ATGGCATCCGAAAAATATTACAATTTCCTGATAATTATCGCGGTGCTAATGTTTGCAGTACTCAATGTACGGGCAGTACCACAGAAAGTTGGTGAAGATTCCACTACCTATAATCAAAAGTTGGAAAAGGGGATTGAAGCATTCTATAAAACGAATTGGCAACGGGCAGGAAACATATTTAAAGAACTAAAGTCAGATTATCCGAATAATGCCCAAGCCTATTTTTTCCACTCTATGATTCCGTTTTGGGATTATTACTTTGGGGGACGTTCTGAACAGTCCGCTGATCTTTTTTTGAGGAGATCCCAGAAAGCCATAACCGTCAGCCGTAAACAGCTGCAGCAAAATTCTACCGACACAACAATGGTTTTGATGCTCAGTGGTCTTTATGGATACCGAAGTTTAGTGGCTGCGAGCGAAAAGCGATATCAGACGGCCGTCGAAAGTGGTATGACCGGTTTCAGATATACACGTCAGCTGTTGGCTCTCAATGCGGATGATCCCCGGGCCATGATTGGCAAAGGCATGTTTTACTATATGGCGGGCAGCGTACCCGGCAAGCTAAAATGGGTGACTAATATGATTGGTCTTTCCGGCGATACCGAAAAGGGATTCAAGGCATTGAAAAAAGCAGCAGAGTCGGATACGTATGTGCGCAACGATGCAAAAATGATACTGGCTTATCTCTATGAGCGTGAAGACCAACTTGAAAATGCTCGCAAGTACCTTCTTGAACTTGTCAAAGCATATCCCCAGAACATTATTTTTCAGTACAATTTGGCTCGTATTCAAGAGAAAAGTGGTCAACAGCAGGCTGCGCGACAGAGATATCAAAAAGTATTAGCATTAGAAAATGTTGATCTACAAATGTTAAGGCAGAAAAGTCGCAAGCAATTAGAGTTGATAGAGTAA
- a CDS encoding Maf family protein has translation MQYIILASGSPRRKQLLEHINLEFQVHPSSVGEAYSSGLSGRDVVRLLSMRKAKDVAPSFKESLIIGADTVVVFEDAILEKPEDADEATAMLNRLSNNTHQVITGVALCQTGTNNNITNTTTFAEITDVTFGNIDSAYLDSYVSSGAPLDKAGGYGIQDDFGALFVKKISGSYYNVVGFPLHSFYTEMKSFAPGVLPNLEVDS, from the coding sequence GTGCAATATATTATTCTTGCTTCGGGCAGTCCACGCCGTAAACAGCTACTTGAACATATCAACCTAGAGTTTCAGGTCCATCCAAGCTCGGTAGGTGAAGCATACTCTTCCGGTCTTTCCGGACGAGATGTCGTTCGATTACTTTCTATGCGCAAAGCTAAAGATGTAGCTCCCTCATTTAAAGAATCACTGATAATCGGGGCTGATACCGTTGTAGTCTTTGAGGATGCTATTCTGGAAAAACCGGAAGATGCTGACGAGGCGACAGCCATGCTAAACCGACTGAGTAATAACACTCACCAAGTTATTACCGGCGTTGCGCTCTGCCAAACGGGAACAAACAATAACATCACAAATACTACCACATTTGCCGAAATTACCGACGTCACATTTGGAAATATCGATTCTGCATACCTAGATAGCTACGTTTCGAGCGGTGCTCCCCTGGACAAAGCAGGAGGATATGGAATCCAAGATGATTTTGGCGCATTATTCGTAAAGAAAATTAGCGGTAGCTATTACAATGTGGTAGGATTTCCGCTCCACAGCTTTTATACTGAAATGAAGTCATTTGCACCTGGGGTACTTCCCAACTTAGAAGTAGATTCCTAA
- the mazG gene encoding nucleoside triphosphate pyrophosphohydrolase: MAKSRTPTKEFKDLVDIVQILRKECPWDRKQTHESIKDNLIEEAYEAVEAIDTGDFNDLKKELGDVLLHVVFHSRMADESDTFTIDDVIYSIQEKLIRRHPHVFGDKEAEDEEQVAENWENIKLKEGKESILDGIPKQLPGLIRAQRMQEKAANVGFDWPEFNQVWDKLEEELQELRDALEEGDQKQTQKEFGDLLFSLVNAGRFFDLNAEDSLRQTNRKFIQRFQFIEEQLNDQGKSISDATLEEMDDHWNTAKNHSK, from the coding sequence ATGGCTAAGAGCAGAACACCGACAAAAGAATTTAAAGATCTAGTTGATATAGTACAGATCCTGCGCAAAGAATGTCCATGGGATCGCAAACAAACTCACGAAAGTATTAAGGATAATCTGATTGAAGAAGCATATGAGGCCGTTGAGGCTATTGACACCGGCGATTTTAATGACCTCAAAAAAGAGCTCGGTGATGTACTACTGCACGTGGTCTTCCACAGCCGGATGGCTGATGAGTCGGACACTTTCACAATTGATGATGTTATCTATTCTATCCAGGAAAAATTGATCCGGCGACACCCGCATGTATTTGGTGATAAAGAAGCCGAAGACGAAGAACAGGTGGCAGAAAACTGGGAAAATATCAAACTTAAGGAAGGGAAAGAGTCGATTCTTGACGGTATTCCCAAGCAACTGCCTGGCCTTATTCGCGCCCAGCGGATGCAGGAAAAAGCCGCTAATGTAGGTTTTGATTGGCCTGAGTTTAACCAAGTATGGGATAAGCTGGAAGAAGAACTGCAAGAACTCCGCGATGCCCTTGAAGAAGGAGATCAAAAGCAAACCCAAAAAGAATTTGGAGACCTACTTTTTTCACTGGTTAATGCGGGACGCTTTTTTGACCTAAATGCCGAAGACAGCCTACGCCAAACTAATAGAAAATTTATTCAGCGATTCCAATTTATTGAAGAACAGCTTAATGACCAAGGGAAAAGCATTTCTGACGCTACCCTCGAAGAGATGGACGACCACTGGAATACTGCCAAAAATCACTCCAAATAA
- a CDS encoding tetratricopeptide repeat protein, translating to MNLRPFTTYLIIGFVALSIPLSAAAQTGNAYSKAEQLLNQQEYQQAYKIFYRLHQEKPSVYTYLQKATECLIQLKDYEKAITITQEANESPRVLIRLGEIYHISGDRKQAFAIWNELQQQTDRQQTLLRLANTMSDRQEHQKAIAVYQKIRREFSASSSISAQLADTYLQAGEYSKAINEYLQLVKSNNRSVSYVQRQLLRFRDNQVYDVAILEISDFLDDLSPAHPQSINLQQLEVWLLMERKLYQRALVTAQNVESQSDQTTYILYNLADRLLAANEFTLAERAYSYYIENNNSSLKYQCMEELASVYRRWASYLENYNLSLSPKKDELYQKAREKLLQIRQQNPNYRQLNEVLIALSEMALDVFHQPKEASKYLKELRKQSSKKVQAQIYFIKGRLHLYNNEHTRARIAFTQSTKETETGALAEKSRYYTALADFYSGDYEFAKIQLNALERQHTSYFANDAVQLRMWIQDGLQADSTGQQLAPLAKAVEYFSQGKDQLGKNKLQEVFHTETPNPLADNALLIWSKHKNGNNVTAIYKELTSYLKQRGAASPLHERLLWEKARIADQFVNTESISPEVPKNDSSQLPQSVDAVINIYEDIILNYPDGFYASFVRQRINELQNIQT from the coding sequence ATGAACCTACGACCATTTACTACATATTTGATTATCGGTTTTGTAGCGCTGTCAATACCCCTGTCAGCTGCTGCCCAAACAGGGAACGCCTATTCAAAAGCTGAGCAATTACTTAACCAGCAAGAATATCAACAGGCCTATAAAATATTTTATCGCTTACATCAAGAAAAACCCTCTGTTTATACTTACCTGCAAAAAGCTACGGAATGTCTCATCCAGCTTAAGGACTATGAAAAAGCTATTACCATAACTCAAGAGGCTAACGAAAGTCCGCGTGTCCTCATACGATTGGGAGAAATTTATCACATCAGCGGCGACCGCAAGCAAGCATTTGCCATCTGGAATGAATTGCAACAACAAACTGACCGGCAACAAACCCTGTTACGCTTGGCCAACACCATGAGTGACCGGCAGGAACATCAAAAAGCAATAGCAGTATATCAAAAGATTCGGCGGGAGTTTTCTGCATCCTCATCTATATCTGCCCAGCTTGCCGATACATATTTACAAGCAGGCGAATATTCCAAAGCAATAAATGAATACCTGCAGCTCGTAAAATCGAATAATCGATCGGTTTCTTATGTTCAACGGCAACTTTTACGGTTCCGCGATAATCAAGTTTATGATGTGGCTATCCTCGAAATTTCTGATTTCCTGGATGACCTCTCTCCTGCCCATCCACAATCCATAAATTTGCAACAGCTTGAAGTTTGGCTACTCATGGAACGCAAGCTGTATCAGCGAGCACTGGTGACGGCGCAGAATGTTGAATCACAATCTGACCAAACAACATACATTTTATACAACCTAGCCGACAGACTGCTAGCGGCTAATGAGTTTACACTGGCTGAACGTGCCTATTCATATTATATCGAAAATAATAATAGCTCTCTGAAGTACCAGTGTATGGAAGAACTTGCTTCAGTTTATCGGAGATGGGCTAGCTATCTGGAAAACTATAATCTTTCACTCTCTCCTAAAAAAGATGAGCTCTATCAGAAAGCACGAGAAAAACTCCTGCAAATTAGGCAACAGAATCCTAATTATCGTCAACTTAATGAGGTCTTAATCGCCCTCTCCGAGATGGCTTTAGATGTCTTCCATCAGCCAAAAGAAGCTTCGAAATATCTCAAAGAATTGCGTAAACAGTCCAGTAAAAAGGTACAGGCTCAAATATATTTTATAAAAGGACGCCTGCATCTTTATAACAATGAACACACGCGGGCACGCATTGCTTTTACCCAAAGTACCAAAGAAACAGAAACTGGTGCCCTGGCTGAAAAAAGTCGTTATTATACCGCACTAGCTGATTTTTATTCCGGGGATTATGAATTTGCTAAAATTCAGCTTAACGCCCTGGAACGCCAACATACTTCCTATTTTGCAAATGATGCCGTGCAGCTTCGCATGTGGATACAAGATGGACTGCAAGCTGACAGCACCGGTCAACAACTGGCGCCTCTTGCCAAGGCCGTGGAATATTTTTCGCAGGGCAAAGATCAGCTTGGCAAAAATAAACTTCAGGAGGTATTTCACACTGAGACCCCAAATCCACTGGCCGATAATGCTTTACTAATTTGGAGTAAACACAAAAATGGTAATAATGTCACAGCTATTTATAAGGAGCTAACCTCGTATCTTAAGCAGCGCGGAGCGGCTTCTCCTCTTCATGAACGATTGCTTTGGGAAAAGGCACGCATTGCAGATCAGTTTGTCAATACTGAATCAATATCTCCGGAAGTACCAAAAAATGATTCCTCCCAACTACCACAGTCAGTGGATGCAGTAATCAATATTTATGAAGATATTATCCTGAATTATCCCGATGGATTTTACGCTTCTTTTGTACGCCAGCGAATTAACGAATTGCAAAATATTCAAACCTGA
- a CDS encoding dicarboxylate/amino acid:cation symporter: MKKWYQKLHWQILIGLVLGLIWGLVASVAGFTSFTVDYVKPIGTIFINLLKLIAVPLVLASLIVGVTSLNDMAKLSRMGGKTVAIYVVTTICAITIGLTVVNLIQPGDFLPEATQQELMSSYQQNIEGSSQSAKEVMDRSPLAFLVNIVPQNFFSSASDNGNMLQVVFVAILLGIGIIQIPKEKGEPLIAFFDSLNDVIIKIVDFVMLIAPYGVFALMAGVIVDLAGDDLGRALDLLGALGWYSLAVIIGLLLHVLIVYSSLFRLFSNMKFSDFFKAIRPAVLVGFSTSSSSATLPVTMERMEKNGGVDEEVSSFVLPIGATINMDGTSLYQAVAAVFISQALGLDLSIAQQITIVLTATLASIGTAGVPGAGIIMLVIVLQAIEVPVQGIALILGVDRILDMCRTAVNITGDAAVSVAVAHTEGLLGEMHLEDEE; this comes from the coding sequence ATGAAGAAGTGGTATCAAAAGTTACACTGGCAAATTCTTATTGGTTTAGTTCTGGGGCTCATTTGGGGGCTGGTTGCAAGCGTGGCCGGTTTTACCTCATTTACAGTTGATTACGTTAAGCCCATAGGTACTATTTTTATTAATCTGCTTAAGCTTATTGCTGTACCACTGGTGCTTGCTTCGCTGATTGTAGGGGTAACCAGCCTGAATGATATGGCCAAGCTTTCGCGGATGGGCGGTAAAACGGTGGCTATATATGTTGTAACCACTATTTGTGCTATTACTATTGGATTGACAGTGGTAAACCTCATTCAACCCGGTGACTTTTTACCTGAAGCTACCCAGCAAGAGCTGATGAGTAGTTACCAGCAAAATATCGAAGGTTCATCGCAGTCGGCCAAGGAAGTGATGGATCGTTCACCGCTTGCTTTTTTAGTAAATATAGTGCCACAAAACTTTTTCTCTTCTGCATCCGATAATGGAAATATGCTACAGGTAGTTTTTGTTGCCATCCTTCTGGGTATCGGTATTATTCAGATCCCGAAAGAAAAAGGAGAGCCGCTTATTGCCTTTTTTGATTCTCTTAACGATGTGATTATTAAGATTGTGGACTTTGTGATGCTTATTGCTCCCTATGGGGTCTTTGCCCTTATGGCCGGTGTTATTGTGGATTTAGCTGGGGATGACCTGGGCCGTGCCCTCGATCTTTTAGGGGCCTTGGGATGGTATAGTTTAGCTGTAATTATTGGACTGCTTTTACACGTTTTGATTGTGTACTCCAGCCTATTTCGGTTGTTCAGCAATATGAAATTCAGTGATTTCTTTAAGGCCATTCGCCCCGCGGTACTGGTTGGATTTAGTACCAGCTCAAGCTCAGCTACCTTACCCGTCACTATGGAGCGCATGGAAAAAAATGGCGGGGTAGATGAAGAAGTGTCCAGCTTTGTGTTGCCTATCGGAGCTACTATTAATATGGATGGAACGAGTTTGTACCAAGCCGTAGCAGCGGTCTTTATTTCGCAGGCATTGGGTCTTGACCTGTCTATTGCCCAACAGATTACTATTGTACTTACCGCAACTCTGGCCTCCATCGGAACTGCAGGTGTGCCTGGCGCTGGTATTATCATGCTGGTAATTGTACTACAGGCTATCGAGGTGCCGGTACAAGGTATTGCGCTTATTTTAGGCGTCGATCGTATTCTGGATATGTGTCGTACCGCTGTTAATATTACCGGGGATGCAGCTGTTTCTGTGGCGGTGGCTCATACCGAGGGATTACTTGGTGAAATGCACCTCGAGGATGAAGAGTAG
- a CDS encoding citrate/2-methylcitrate synthase codes for MAENVNTDINLDEYPHINKGLAGIVAFTTNKSFIDGQKGELIYAGYDIDTLAEKASFEEVCFLLWNDRLPNQSELDELNTKLQNSRSLPEPVLTYLKSTSKNAEPMAVLRTAISMLGDFHEVQADSSEEFRINKAISITAKMPTIIAAFDRSRNDKNIVEPLDEKSTAYNFLYMLNDEEPGEQAEKTMDLCLILHAEHGMNASTFTNRAICSTESDMYSSVTGAIGALKGPLHGGANQQVMNMLLDIDEKDADPVEYVKGRLERKEKVMGFGHRVYKTMDPRARILRSMSKKLSEETGHKELNKWSEAILRTMKDEKDIDPNVDFFSATVYYSMGIKPDLFTCIFSMSRVSGWTGHYIEQAENNRLVRPRALFIGDKHRDWVPLEER; via the coding sequence ATGGCTGAGAATGTAAATACAGATATTAACTTAGATGAATATCCACATATCAACAAGGGACTCGCTGGCATTGTAGCCTTTACTACCAATAAAAGTTTTATCGACGGACAAAAGGGCGAACTAATCTATGCCGGATACGACATTGATACACTGGCTGAAAAAGCCAGCTTCGAGGAGGTATGTTTTTTACTCTGGAATGATCGGCTGCCTAACCAATCAGAACTGGATGAGCTTAATACAAAACTGCAGAATAGCCGTTCACTGCCAGAACCGGTACTTACCTACTTAAAAAGCACCTCCAAAAATGCCGAACCCATGGCTGTTCTCAGAACGGCTATTTCTATGCTTGGTGATTTTCATGAAGTACAAGCAGATAGCAGTGAGGAGTTTCGCATTAATAAAGCCATTTCCATCACTGCAAAAATGCCTACTATCATTGCCGCCTTTGATCGTAGCCGTAATGATAAAAATATTGTTGAGCCTCTTGATGAAAAAAGTACAGCTTACAACTTTTTATATATGCTCAATGATGAGGAACCCGGAGAGCAGGCTGAAAAAACCATGGATCTTTGCCTGATCTTACACGCAGAGCACGGCATGAATGCCTCTACCTTCACCAACCGCGCGATTTGCTCTACTGAATCTGATATGTATTCTTCCGTTACTGGAGCTATCGGCGCTCTCAAAGGTCCGTTACATGGCGGAGCCAATCAGCAGGTTATGAATATGCTGCTGGATATTGATGAGAAAGATGCTGACCCTGTTGAATACGTCAAAGGACGGCTGGAACGCAAAGAAAAAGTTATGGGATTTGGTCACCGGGTATATAAAACCATGGACCCACGGGCACGTATCTTGCGCAGCATGTCCAAAAAGCTTTCCGAAGAAACAGGCCATAAAGAGCTCAATAAATGGTCAGAGGCTATCTTAAGAACTATGAAAGATGAGAAGGATATTGATCCCAATGTAGATTTCTTCTCGGCTACTGTTTATTACTCCATGGGTATTAAACCTGATTTATTTACCTGTATATTCTCAATGAGTCGCGTTTCCGGATGGACGGGCCACTACATTGAACAGGCTGAAAATAACCGCCTTGTTCGTCCCCGTGCCCTGTTTATTGGTGACAAACACCGCGATTGGGTACCTCTTGAGGAACGATAA